One window of the Gammaproteobacteria bacterium genome contains the following:
- a CDS encoding GGDEF domain-containing protein — MTTETYAIQNRRSGDPRTIDSPSLWRRIHDRLRLCPDTEPEQNLVRLIITSFFFFYTIAYALWNDVPIHPFSLALGIYIGYTLVIFVWIYYSPKKSVLRRILYTLGDRGMTTAGLLLFGEWITPAYVLYLWLDVGNAARYGRQYLYLSTVCSTIGFGLVLFYNEYWQSLGLLGIGLWFGIMSSPYYAGLFLRRLNEANERLNELATHDSLTQLPNRAFLYERLNEAIAAAERHKRTFVVLFVDLDDFKQVNDSRGHAAGDEALRAAARQLSESVREADTVARLGGDEFVILLLDAADNERRHIDIGNNIRDALRLYTPDRLSASIGIATYPSCGTDAETLVRHADRAMYAAKRAGKQQCHVCRHPFILSAATCKGV, encoded by the coding sequence ATGACGACAGAAACGTATGCAATTCAAAATCGGCGCTCGGGAGACCCACGAACCATCGACTCGCCGTCGCTATGGCGTCGTATCCACGATCGTCTTCGACTTTGTCCTGACACCGAACCGGAACAGAATCTCGTTCGACTAATCATTACCTCATTTTTCTTTTTTTACACGATCGCCTATGCGCTGTGGAATGATGTGCCGATACATCCCTTCTCGCTCGCGCTCGGGATCTACATCGGCTACACGCTGGTAATATTCGTCTGGATTTACTATTCGCCCAAGAAATCGGTGTTGCGCCGAATATTGTATACGCTGGGCGACCGGGGTATGACGACGGCGGGGCTACTGCTCTTCGGCGAATGGATAACGCCGGCGTATGTGCTCTATTTGTGGCTCGATGTCGGTAATGCGGCTCGTTACGGGCGCCAGTATTTATATCTGTCGACGGTGTGCTCCACCATCGGCTTCGGTCTTGTCCTTTTCTATAACGAGTACTGGCAGTCGCTTGGCCTGCTTGGCATTGGTCTATGGTTCGGCATTATGTCGTCGCCCTACTACGCCGGCTTATTCTTGCGCCGCCTGAACGAGGCCAACGAGCGGCTCAATGAACTAGCGACGCATGACTCGTTGACGCAGCTGCCAAACCGGGCGTTTTTGTACGAGCGATTGAATGAAGCTATCGCCGCCGCCGAACGCCATAAACGAACCTTTGTGGTGCTGTTCGTCGACTTGGACGATTTCAAGCAAGTCAATGATTCGCGCGGGCATGCGGCGGGCGACGAGGCGTTGCGGGCGGCGGCGCGTCAATTGAGTGAATCGGTGCGGGAAGCCGATACCGTGGCGCGGTTGGGCGGCGATGAGTTCGTTATTTTGTTGTTGGACGCGGCGGATAACGAGAGGCGCCACATCGATATCGGCAATAATATTCGCGACGCTCTCCGGTTGTATACGCCAGATCGCTTGTCGGCGAGCATTGGCATCGCCACTTACCCGTCGTGCGGTACCGATGCCGAGACGTTAGTGCGGCATGCCGATCGTGCCATGTATGCGGCGAAGCGGGCCGGGAAACAGCAGTGTCACGTTTGCCGGCATCCATTCATATTATCGGCGGCGACATGCAAAGGGGTTTGA
- a CDS encoding PD40 domain-containing protein has protein sequence MRVLHALRLPAAVIAALFSTDPYAACTANPTLQPSNTFPTLSGRLVYHSYVSYGDGTSNLYLYDFPSQTTTRLDNPSWNLSDPMNAHFSPDGKRIAFMAQQDGNWNIFVWAIGSPTAPSNITASIGGRNEDAKFSFDGKRIVFKHEGDIRLATLRFNADNTVGVSAWQNITSDGWTIEESMPYLTPSGKYVVYTVGSDGMSIYRKNLATGQTAPFAVPPAGAHDYYPIVRDYSAYFFTRASSGSGYDQIMMALPNAASSTAYALPLNKCNANNSDAAPVDEDHLIFPSGAYDPPYGLVIGDIKTGMIWRLNQSAVNINDGKQKLGASYTAAR, from the coding sequence ATGAGAGTTCTACACGCACTACGATTGCCTGCCGCTGTCATTGCCGCACTTTTTTCGACGGATCCCTACGCCGCCTGTACCGCTAACCCAACGCTTCAGCCAAGCAACACCTTTCCGACTCTTTCCGGACGTCTGGTCTACCACTCCTATGTGAGTTATGGCGACGGCACGTCGAATCTCTACCTGTACGATTTTCCGTCGCAAACGACGACCCGGCTCGACAACCCGAGTTGGAATCTGTCCGATCCAATGAATGCGCATTTTTCCCCAGACGGAAAAAGAATCGCATTCATGGCGCAACAGGACGGCAATTGGAATATTTTTGTCTGGGCCATCGGCTCGCCGACCGCGCCAAGCAATATCACCGCATCGATCGGCGGCCGCAACGAGGATGCAAAATTCTCGTTCGACGGTAAGCGGATTGTCTTCAAGCATGAGGGCGATATTCGGCTCGCCACTCTGCGCTTCAACGCCGACAATACTGTCGGTGTCTCTGCCTGGCAGAACATTACGAGCGACGGTTGGACGATCGAGGAATCGATGCCGTATCTGACACCATCCGGCAAATATGTCGTGTACACCGTCGGCAGCGACGGCATGAGCATTTACCGCAAAAATTTAGCAACGGGACAGACCGCACCGTTCGCAGTTCCGCCGGCTGGTGCGCACGACTATTACCCGATCGTTCGCGATTACTCGGCCTATTTCTTTACGCGTGCCAGCAGCGGCAGCGGCTACGACCAAATCATGATGGCGCTGCCCAATGCCGCAAGCAGCACGGCCTACGCGTTACCGCTCAATAAATGCAACGCGAACAATTCCGACGCCGCGCCGGTCGATGAAGACCATCTAATTTTTCCCAGCGGTGCCTACGATCCGCCCTATGGCCTGGTTATCGGCGATATCAAGACCGGGATGATCTGGCGCCTCAACCAAAGCGCCGTGAACATCAACGACGGCAAACAGAAATTAGGCGCGAGCTATACCGCCGCGCGCTGA